AGCGTTCTCTTTCATTTTCTACGTATACGTGCttaaaactgttgaaaattaCTCCTTCTTTCCAGATGCCGGAAGAATACATCATGTCGTCGAAGGCATGCGTCTACGTCTTGGGCGGTGCGGCCAACACAGCCACCTTGTTTGATTTTGACGGCGTCTACATTCTCGATGGGGGATTCGCCGAAAAAAGCCCAGGATTCGTGGCTCACGTCAGGGACGTCTCTGCCGTGCTGCTCGCCGCGCCGACGCTTGGTAACCTCGGAACCACGTCTGCTCTGTTGGAACAGGTTTGTAGAaactttaatgaaaattttgataatctacttttttcagggaaaaccGTTGCCGGTGTTCACCAACACGAAGCCGTTCAAGACTGCCAAGCCGGGAAGCAGTGGAGAGATTGCCAAAGCAATTCAAGAAGCGAACTCGAAGCTTCTCTCCGTTGCACCGCCACTGTTCAGCCCGAAATATCCGGCACACATCATATACCAGTCAGCTGCAAAAGGAGTTCTCTCCATGTATATTCTGGCTGGAGACGTCAAAGACTCCGAAGTGATCACAAAGGCGTTGGCAGGAGGAAACGAGGCAGAAGTGGAGAAGGCGGCCGCTGAGAATGGAACCATCGCCGTCCTGCTCTGGAGGCCTGCGATGACGGATCAATCGGCGGTCAGAGTGCTTATTTCGGGGACGAGCTCACTTGCGAGGATCCAACAATCGCTCGACAAGGCAGCGAAATCACTTCCATTCCTCAACGCGCCCACCGTGAAGTCGAAGGATGCGTTGTTGGATATTCCTGCTCCTGCCGTTCCACGACCTGTTGCCGGAAAACCATCTACTAGATCTGCATCTACAACCGGCGCCGCAAGAACTCGTCCAGCAATCCCTGCAGTCAGTGCCCCCAGAGCGTTGACTTCTCGTGCTCCAACAGGCCCAGCTTGTCCGACGACTACACGAAGTGCAGCTCCTGCTACCAGAACAGCCGTTCCACCGAGAGCAACTGCACCACCGAAGGCCGCTTCAGCATCGAAGGCTCCGATTAGAGCTCCAATTCCAGCGAAATCTGCACCAGCGCCACCAAGAGGAGCCCCTGCGAAGGCAGCCAAGGCCGAGGCTATCGCTCAGAAGAAAGTCGCTGGGAAAGTTCAAAGAGCCGCTCCATCGAAGCCTGCTTCGGCGGTCTCAGCTCCAAAAGCTACAGCTCCAGCTTCGACATCATCGGCTCCAGCTACAGCTCCAGAAGCTTCTCGAAGGGTAAGTTGATTTCTTTCATTCCGATTGGTAGATCTCTAGTCCtctgctttttctttttcgcttAGCAGTGATGTGTTTCATTTCAGGATCCGAGCGACGTCACCATCGTTCTCGACGACTCGCTGTTTCCAGAAGATTTCAACCAAGGATCGGCTCCAATGGATATTGTCGTGATTCCACCAACACCGGAACCACCACGTCTTGAGGAGGCTCGAGCCACGCATCCGAAGGAACCGATAGTTGACGCCGAGGACTTGGCGAAGGTGATAAGAACTTTTGAcacagaaactgaaaatatatttcaatttttcactgaatatATCTAGTTTTTGACGCATTTCTATGTCGTTGATGTCTGTGTAATTAGATTTTTGTATTAATATTGTGGTATTGTCATGGTGAATCGGTATATTTCAGGCTCCACAGGAAGTCGATGATGTCGCAAATCTGGCTGACGTCGAAGACGAAATTCCGCCACCAGTTGGCGCGTTCAAGAAGCCAGAGCCACGTCCAGAGACGATAGTTGCTGGCGGTTCCGGGGAAGACAGGATCCCAGAGCCAGTCGATGCTTTCAAGAAGCCGGATCCAGTCGAGCTGGACGATTTCGATCCACTGAAGCCATCACACCCCGACCCATCTGCACCAGTTGTGCCAAGTGGTCATTTGATCGTCGCTACTCCTGATCCAGAGCTCCCGAACATTGTTGCTGCTGTTCCATTCATTCCTCCATCACCAAAGGGACCAAATGATGGTCTTGTGAAGTTGGATGATGAACTGGAGAAGATTGCTCCTGGGTTTGAGGTAAAATATcccaaaattgttatttttcagcatGCAAATGAGCTCACTTTTCTATccaaaaaatgcttgaaattttcaaatttcactctcaattttcaaaattatttaattttcaggaaccACTGATCCCACAAGCTCCACGTGACGATGGCACTCTTGCCGAATTCAATGAAGATGTGTCCAAATTAGTTGACATCAGCATGGATACTAACAGCTCTGAAGTTGCAGCGGATCTTACCAAGGCCGTTGGAGAAGTCACTCAGTTGTCGGCAGAACTTCAGAATCTGGCTCTCGACGAGAAGACGGATGAGTATGTGCGAAAGCTGAGCAATCAGATGATTGAGGACGCCACTCTGCCATTCACCAGTGCACTTGCCAGCAGCATTGTTACCTCGAACGGATCGGAAACGAACGGCCACGGGGAACAAGCACATGCAGCACAAAATGGAGGAATCAAGATTCCGAAGCATGATTTGATGCAGTCGCACTCCAATGTGATTGAGAATAGAGCTGCTGTAAAGTACGAAAAGACTGATCCAGCATTGGATGCTGTGCTCAATGCATGTGCACAGGAGAGTGAACAGGTAGTTTAATATGtttaaaagttcagaaaaaccGCTTTCTGTTAGGATTAACTGATATTTTGAacgtaaattgaaaaattgtgatttctatgaggaacaaaaaaatgaaaatttgtacaaaaaggaacgatttccaaaaactcacattcTTTAAAATCATTCCTAACTGATCAAGCCTGATCATGGAGGGAATCTGTGTatttattgttgaaaaagaatttcaagAGTAATTACATGTATTTTCAccgaaaacatttgaaaatatatttaatttcaatgtaaaatttaattttccagatcgaTGCCTCTCATCCAGAAAATCTCCACATGCCAGCTGCTCCAGGATCCGTCGCCTCAGCGAAGCCAGTCAAATTCGCGCGTCCATACTATTTCGACGTGGTCACAGTGCCAAGGTACGAGAAATTGGAGACCTCCGTTGAAGCAGACGGTCTGCAAGAGTTCATCTCAAAGGTGCGCTCGAGAAATGTGATCCTCTCGTCGAAGGAAATCTCCGGAGAGCAGCTGCAGGCGATTCTCAGAGGAAAGCAAACATGGTGTGATCGTGGTAAGCTCATTCTCAAATTTGGcaagttttataaattatttttcagctcatcCATGCAACGTGATCCCAACACATTCCTCTCCGATGCTGCACGATTTCCGCCAGAAGAACGAGGAGCAGTTCGCCGCGAATCATCTGCAGTTTTCAATGCCCGTGGAGAAGCAGCGGACGACAGTGAGCTCGGACGCCGGAGTCGTTGAGTATGATTTGGCCAGAGTCGATTTGCTTTAATTGACTGCCAATCAATCTCCCACCATCGCCACCAATCTCCCCCACTATTTTCCTGTGAATATTTACaccttcccccccccccccccctcgtTCCCGCATAacttatttattatttttccccCCGAGTAAATTTATTGCAaagttttcatgttttatatAGCCCCCAGTACTGATCTTTTGGCCCCACCGAATGCTGCCCAAAATCaccatatttaatttttcaattatttattgtaTATTTATTGGCAGTTTTTTGCTAAATTCAATCATTAAATACAGTGTTTTAGCAGTCGTTCATGACACTGTTCCAACcactttgaaaatatgaatcaggggtgggcggcaattgcagttcgacaaattggcaatttgccgtttgccggaaatgtttagagggattttttatcagacggaaacacttaaaactgtctttttggaaattttctcaaattttttctcgatattttcatagaattagcttgcttttcaaaatagatgtagtaACATtgataggatgcgtacaattttgaaatttaaattctgaatttaccaaaaaaaatgtacaacaccacaatttgataatttgccgatttgccggaaattttcaatttcgacaaattcggcactTTACCggtctgccgatttgccggaaatttcaactctGGCAActtaccgatttgccgtttttccggcaaattcggcactttaccggtttgccgatttgcccgaaatttcaattctgccgatttgccggaaatttcaattctggcaatttgccgatttgccgatgtcccgatttgccgatgtcccgatttgccagaaatttcaattctggaaatttgccgatttgccgatttgctcgACTAGCGGCCTGGGGGCCCGCCAGCACTTCGGGTATGGGGTGTGCCCGACAAAAATGGGGTCACAATCACTATGCTTCGAATAGGTTTAAAGCCGGCCCACAGTTTCCAAGAGTAAGAGGGCCTGCGGCACTCATCCCTGATTTTTAACCTGATTTTAAACCGCTTCACTTTTGGAAGAgggagaaacaaaaatttaattttttgacccACTAAGACCGGTGTTATAAATTCTCAAATGCTCAAATTTTAGGAAACCTACAAAATTGCCAGAGAAAAAGCAACGTCTCAGAACAACTTTATGAATTCGGCCATCAAATTCAAGTAAGCTTACtcttaaattaaaactttaataCAGCTTTCAGGTACtacggaaaaatcaaaagatgaCTTCTAAATGATGGATTACTTGTGatctttatttgaaacatgaaaTGAATCATCTTGTTAACATATTAACTCAACGTGGCAAATGCTTCAATACAAATACATGAGCTACCACGTGGCTCCAGCGTGTTTTCGTTGCGGGGAACAATTTTTGTCTACGTCTCTTCTATTTTCGAACTGTCAACGTCCACTGGATAGGtaataattgattttcaattgattttcaattgatttttttcaaatttatataatCATTTATTGAATTCAATTGTAAAACACAAATTACTATCATgttacaaaattaatattcaaatttattgaaaaataaaagttaaaaaatgtacaaaataaGGTATATGACACGAGTAACGGTAAAGCAAAAGAGCATGAAAAGATGTTATATTCTGAGCTTCAAATTCAATCTAACAGGAGACCTTGGCCTAAAAATAACACCATTTGTCTCTGGAATCATTGGAGGGTCTCCTGGCACCAAGCTCAGCTCAAAAGTATCCAGTAACTTGGCAATTGTGGTTTTAAATTCCATTTCAGCAAATCTCATTCCAACACAATATCTTGGTCCAACACCAAATGGAATCCACTTCAATGAGCTACTCTTTTCTTCCCAATTCTCAAATCTTTCCGGTTGGAATTCATCCGGCGATTCCCAGTTTGCAGGGTTACGGTGGATGGTGTACGGTTGGACTTTGAGGGTTGAATCTTCGGGGTAAATCTGGCCTCGTATTGTCATATCGTTCAGACAGACTCGATTGGTGAAGCTGGaattattaactttttttgtgtattAAACTAAACTTCCACATCAAGAATTTAGAGACTTACTGTGTAGTTGGTGGATAAAACCTCAAAGATTCTTTATAAACACAATCCAAATATTTCATATTATGTATGGAATCATAATTTAATCCTGCATTTTCCTtagttttcttgatttcttcaTACAACTTCTGTTGAACTATTGGATATTCTGCCAATAGGTATGCAGAAAACATCATTGCAGTACTTGTTGTTTCATATCCAGCAATCAAAAATGCGAAACAGTTTTCAATTACTTCTCGTTGTGTCATTTTTCCGATTGTTTCCCGGCGAATGAGAAGGTTCAGAAGATCAGTGCTGTCGTTTCCACCCTCTCCAGCACGTCTTCTGTCAtatctgaattaaaaaatatacagtAGTCTCTACAATCTATGCGAAACCTATTTAGTTTGAAAGAAAGCGTTTTCAGTGGGTTAACCCCGAATAATTCTAGCTCCTGggccattttgaaaaaaatgtcgatatttataaacaaaaatttcaaaagcctAAAATTAAAGGTGTACAAAATATCAACTTACAAGTCAACTAGCCCTTTCACAAGTGGCAACTCGGCTGCCGAAAGATCACTGAATTTGTATAGAAACCTCCATAACCATGAAAGTTCTGGAAGTATCACTGAAAATacgtttttaaaactacaaaactacATAATTGAATGGCAACTCACAAGACACTGGCAAAATCCAGCTCTTCTTCAAGTCAACTGCTCCAACAAACTTTCTGGCTTGCACATAAAATAGGTCAGTTCTATCTCTCTGGCAATTACTATCAATTGCAAACgcacattttccaattatatCGAGTGAGAGgctttggaaatttctgaaattacccaatgttcgaatttttgaaaaaaaaaaattaaaacttatttactcaaaaatatcCCATTTCTGTCCAGAACTtgatttttccttcaaaacctctaaaaaaatatcaatttttgagacaaGAGTCTCATGCATTGCTTTCATTTTTCCTGTTGAGAAAATCGGAGCAATTGCAGATCGAGTATGCTTCCAGCCAGTTGCATACGTGTTTTGGAGCAGAGATTGGTTCAGCTCTACAATTGATTTTATTGCGTAGGaacggtaggcaggcaggcacaaGAAAGGCGTTTATGCCTaccattgaaaaatgttcaacttacgattcattccaaaaatgtcAGGAGTCATGCGATccgaaaagtttgagaaattcTGTATAAAAATCTCCTTGATATCTTCTTCTTCGGATACTGTGATATGCAATTGTGTACCACAATataagctgaaatttttttagagtaGAATTTcataaccctacagtaaccctgaaGTAACGCGTTTGCTCTACTAAACTAGCGGGAAAGTTAATCTTGAATAGTGTGAcattatcttctttttttactgGCTCCTTACTGTAAGTAGAAATAGtaagtaaatttttcaaaaacctaccCAAAAATAGGCCCATATTTTGTATGAAGAGTTGGATGCCATTGTGTAGTGTCATTATAACCAAGCCTCGAAACtcgactgaaattttcaattcttttttttaattcaaaaaactgtttcccCACTCTttaattatattcaaatttccccaAAGCCAATGAACTGGTGGTCCAGGTATTCCAATACTCGATCGAAGTTTAAATATTGCATGTCTTCGCCATATACTGTAGCTGATAAATGtaataattgtgaaaaatattgtagAAATTATGAGAATTGCcatcttctgaaaattcgctCATTTTTATGGGTCTTAGAACGAAAATCCAGACGCAAAAGTTTACGAAttgtactctttaaaggcgcacacctttttgcgcttaacaaacattttcgtgttgagaccgcagaaatcgtgaatttttgcatttggGTAATAAGTGAGCACGGTagatttttcgacaatttttcacagtttttatgTGAGAATaccatttttatttgaattttaggcaCTTAATTGAGggaaatttcgtgaaaaatattatttttctctccTGGAGGCGAGAGATATATTTCCAATATCGAATTTCACAATACCCAGTGCGCTGGGGCGCGCCTGCATTTCTTCACTGCTGATATAACCGGATGCGAGACGGAAATTCATATCCcgtccattttgtgggcgtggcttGAAGAGCTATTTTTTTCGGGGAAAGAAAATCATAGTTGGAACATTGATTTTCTGTGTTTTAcatattaaagaaaaaaaagcgattttttcCCACAACTCTGGTCCCGGCACGAGCAAAACTTTATCAGCTACAGTACCCGCGAATTCtgtagattttattttttaaataactttttttttcgtagttttgttattttattacTTCGAATATTtgctttttatcaaaaatcactgcaaattccgagaaaaattgcaaaattggcaacaaaaaaatgaagctACCGTACTCGCGGTTACTGTAGATGATAAATTTTCGATCGTGCCAAGACCCGAGCTAGCGCAAAATCAAcgaatttaaataattttcggcattttttaaagaaaaaaccaatttcttatctctttttccaaaagattCGGCGATAAAAACTTGGGAAAAAGAATTAAAACcaggaaaaatggaaaaaaattgattttttctccaaaataagaaaagcgaaaataaagaaaatttctTCGATTATTCGTGATTTAATTGAACATAGGACAGAATTGAAAACCggttttctactttttcaattcaattttttctaatttttttgcgtaaaatttcaataaattttttgaataaaaataaaatttcaatcttGATAAATTTGACATAGATAAACTGTcaataagcaaaaaaaattataaaaattgccGTAAAATACACTTAAAAACAGaacaaagaaagaagaagaagaaatggaaaattaatcCTGCAGGCAGCCTATCGAATCGACAGCTTTGTAAGGTTGAGTGGGTAGAATTAAATATTCACTGATACTGTCCAATACCCATTCCATTGTCACCACATCACATTTATACAGAttctcgatattttttgattcttcAATTGCTTTTGAGTGTTTTGAGAAGATTATGTAGAGTTTTTCAGGTGACAGATTCTCGTAGCAACTCAGAATTTCTCCTCCGCATTGTTGGACAAGCTCGATTAGTTGCTGAAAACGATAGTTTTTTAGGAggaattgattaaaaaaaaaacaattttctgactAGTTTTCGGTGTtttgtttataaattttcaaaataaattggatttttcagttaaatttttttaaaattttttcctgaaaaacggCATTCAAAACGTGATAATAAATTTCGAAAGTAGTCTTTTTCCAgtctaactgaaaaaatgtgctgaaaatttgaggaacaactttttaatttttctttctgttAACCTATAAgttatgtaaaaaaaaatttttagtttcaatttagcttaaaaaacatgctttttgaaaaattgctgtaattaatttttgaaaacaaaactaattttcaacctcaaaatcagatttaaaacaataatgtaacaattcaattcaaaataaattttcttctttcaaaattttaaagatcagtttatttaaaaaaaaagaagtttaaactaaatttagatttaatataatgttttaattttaactttttttttgaaaacttgataatttaaaaaattaaattattaattcagttttttactcattttatttttttaatagtaaaTTTAgcgttttcaagatttttcaaattcaaaaaaatcctaaaaatctaaaatttcagcgaacttttttttggaaaaaaaataatttcgaaaactttttttaaacgcCACTTTTTACGCACAAACCTTATAATCAAAATACGGATTCATCGTAAATTTCCTGAGAATCATGAATCGTCGTCCCGCAAATAATTTTCCATGTTCATCGTTTCTCGATCTGAGCCATCCCATTTCGGAGCCAATTGACGGTGGTATTTTTACAGGAATTGTTGAAGAACATGACGTTATCGTGTAGTCTGCCTgcaaaaaaagcattttcttttttttttcattgtttccaTGGAAATCATGGGAATTCAGCTGCCCAtgccaaaatttgaggaaaaattattactttaaaaaaatttaaatttaatttagcaaaaaaaatttgaaaatattatgaaatttttctaaaataagaagcttttcacagttttttttttttattttctcttgttttcGTGATTTTGTGTcggtttgcttttttttttctaaactttatttttatttaattcttcaaaattgaaaaaatgcggcaaacggaaattaccgaaaaaaaaatcaaaaaatcgtaaactataataattttaaaaaatcagttttttttaattaaaaaaccaaacatttccatatttccaattaaatattttcagaaaattccaatccagttttaaaattaaaaataattcaaattctctgaaaattaaaatgccaaaaatttgtaataattCCGAGgagtccaaaattttcagaaatttcaaaaaaaaattcgcccATATTTCAGATTATTCTCTATCATTACATGCAAAACTCCACTGTTTCTACTACACTTAAAGCTAAACTTAACAATTCCGCTTCCCAAAAATGCTCTaattcactgcaacttttttcgaacgagggccgagaaaaaatgcgaaaaatcggtgtttgcacacaaaacaccgcattttacgacattttgTACTTGCTTTGCACGGGGAGGCAAAGCTAACGTGGCCGCGAGAGCTGCGCCGGCTAGGCCACCGCCTCCTATGGTTAAGAATTTTGAtcgaataaacatttttaatttgacttATATGcttatttttcttcgttttttcttattttttcttgttttttcttgttactACGTGGAATAAGCATAATGTTTTCAGCTAATCTACGCAAACCGCTTCGAAATTCGATGGATTAAACCGGACAAAGGTAAAAAACGTCGAAAAGTAagttattattcaaaatatctcgaaaaattatggtacaatatttctgaaaacctactcaaatatggaaaaatatatgCTGATTCCGGATTGAAAAGTCTTGAACCTCAATCTCGCGTATTTCTTATTGAGTTTCtcgattttagtgaaaaattcgagaaattcagtgcaatttcgaattaaaaattaaatttttccaaaaattatggtacaatatttctgaaaacccactcaaatatggaaaaatatatgctgattctgaattaaaaagtCTTGAACCTCAATCTCGCGTATTTCATATttagtttctcaattttagtgaaaaattcgagaaattcagtgcaatttcgaattaaaaattaaatttttccaaaaattatggtacaatatttctgaaaacccactcaaatatagaaaaatatatgctGATTCTGAATTAGTAACATTTGAAACTCAATCTCAcgtatttcataatttttttttcgattttaatgaaaaatctaagaattcagtgcaattttcgattttttttcaaaatattttctcttaatgtttttataatttccagatattACGTTGTCGCTGCATTGGAAGATTTCAagacaaaattcgaaatatatGCGAACAAGAAGAAGCTGTTCGAAGTATTAATAAGGAAGGTTAAGCAGCAATAAGTGCTCTTACAAGGGCTCAAGTGCCGCAGAAGAAGCCAAAGAAAGTAGGACTGCAAGGTCAACTGCTCAATCAGCCACTATTTAAGAAGAAACTACAAGTCAGATCGGTCCGAAGGCAATCAAAAGTTCCAAGCAGAAGAAGTGAAGCTCATGGAAGAGGTTGGAAAGCACAAGTCTGAAGTTCATGAAGCACTCGGCGATTTGGTGGATACAAGATGTGtgatcgaaaatttcaaaaaaatctgatcaaAATCTTTGAAGCAATTCCACTCAGCAACCAGAATATTGGATTCGTTTCCGAGGATAAGTATgtgaattttctttaaatttgaaaatttagaagttGATTTTCAGGTGCAATGGTGAAGGAGCTTCAACATCGTTCAACGAGGAAGCCGTTTTCATGCCGTACCTCAATGATCCTGTTCAATTCcgtaaaaaaaagttcgtcTTATTGCAAAGGAGCAAAACTTCGATGGAATTCTTGAGGTgttacttattttttaatttttaaaaattaaaaatttctaaatttcctaaaaatgcGACACGCTTCGTGAGAGGACCCTCGCTGAATTGGGAGCCCGACTCGTGAATCGAAAGTATCAAACCGTTGTGAAACTCTTCGATCGTGCCACGTTGCTCGGTAGCATGATCAGAAGGACGCCGAGAAGAAGTGATAGGATAAGGAGACGACTGCCAAGAAGATCAAGCCATGCTTGTTCTTtctaataatgttttttatatTCCGTTCCTGTTCAGATTTTTATTCACCCCTCCCCATTCGGTTAATGTTCTTCTCTCTCATTTCCTTGTTCAGCATATTTACTTAGTATCCCTCTCTGACGAGTTTTATATTGGTTTTCGAGACAATGAATGTTTTAAACGTTATATTGATGTTATTAAATGTGTTATTCAGTCAATCGGAAGAAAAACTAGATAAAAACAAACTATTCAGCTaaaattcatcgaaaaaagaggaaattttcggtttttctcagaaaatcagTGGAAACATAATGAGAAACATAAAATAtgcactttttattttttaaattactattCTGtatcacaaaacattttttttcgacttttattCGCTTAAATAATGAGAAAAGCGCTTTTAGCCAGAGCTGATATTGACGAATTgtcgtcaaataaaatgcgcGTACGCAAAGTACGCAATAGTGTACAAAACTTATTCGCGTTGAATATTCAGTCAGCCAAATGGGACTACTGTAGAAATTTCTTCAGCCACGTTAGCTTTGCCTCCCCGTGTTtgttttctcttgtttttcaccaatttttcccgtgttttcttattaaaactgataaataaatattttttcctaatgctaaaataatttccagatgaaaaaaatatgtattcagtcggcaagtagtggtgaaagtggtcaatgtaatatgatggattacgggaatacaaaacccaaacttttccccaaacatgatacatagatgtt
The nucleotide sequence above comes from Caenorhabditis elegans chromosome III. Encoded proteins:
- the maph-1.3 gene encoding Microtubule-associated protein futsch (Confirmed by transcript evidence) — its product is MPEEYIMSSKACVYVLGGAANTATLFDFDGVYILDGGFAEKSPGFVAHVRDVSAVLLAAPTLGNLGTTSALLEQGKPLPVFTNTKPFKTAKPGSSGEIAKAIQEANSKLLSVAPPLFSPKYPAHIIYQSAAKGVLSMYILAGDVKDSEVITKALAGGNEAEVEKAAAENGTIAVLLWRPAMTDQSAVRVLISGTSSLARIQQSLDKAAKSLPFLNAPTVKSKDALLDIPAPAVPRPVAGKPSTRSASTTGAARTRPAIPAVSAPRALTSRAPTGPACPTTTRSAAPATRTAVPPRATAPPKAASASKAPIRAPIPAKSAPAPPRGAPAKAAKAEAIAQKKVAGKVQRAAPSKPASAVSAPKATAPASTSSAPATAPEASRRDPSDVTIVLDDSLFPEDFNQGSAPMDIVVIPPTPEPPRLEEARATHPKEPIVDAEDLAKAPQEVDDVANLADVEDEIPPPVGAFKKPEPRPETIVAGGSGEDRIPEPVDAFKKPDPVELDDFDPLKPSHPDPSAPVVPSGHLIVATPDPELPNIVAAVPFIPPSPKGPNDGLVKLDDELEKIAPGFEEPLIPQAPRDDGTLAEFNEDVSKLVDISMDTNSSEVAADLTKAVGEVTQLSAELQNLALDEKTDEYVRKLSNQMIEDATLPFTSALASSIVTSNGSETNGHGEQAHAAQNGGIKIPKHDLMQSHSNVIENRAAVKYEKTDPALDAVLNACAQESEQIDASHPENLHMPAAPGSVASAKPVKFARPYYFDVVTVPRYEKLETSVEADGLQEFISKVRSRNVILSSKEISGEQLQAILRGKQTWCDRAHPCNVIPTHSSPMLHDFRQKNEEQFAANHLQFSMPVEKQRTTVSSDAGVVEYDLARVDLL
- the cyp-25A4 gene encoding Cytochrome P450 (Confirmed by transcript evidence); its protein translation is MAILIISTIFFTIITFISYSIWRRHAIFKLRSSIGIPGPPVHWLWGNLNIIKDRVSRLGYNDTTQWHPTLHTKYGPIFGLYCGTQLHITVSEEEDIKEIFIQNFSNFSDRMTPDIFGMNQLNQSLLQNTYATGWKHTRSAIAPIFSTGKMKAMHETLVSKIDIFLEVLKEKSSSGQKWDIFENFQSLSLDIIGKCAFAIDSNCQRDRTDLFYVQARKFVGAVDLKKSWILPVSLILPELSWLWRFLYKFSDLSAAELPLVKGLVDLYDRRRAGEGGNDSTDLLNLLIRRETIGKMTQREVIENCFAFLIAGYETTSTAMMFSAYLLAEYPIVQQKLYEEIKKTKENAGLNYDSIHNMKYLDCVYKESLRFYPPTTHFTNRVCLNDMTIRGQIYPEDSTLKVQPYTIHRNPANWESPDEFQPERFENWEEKSSSLKWIPFGVGPRYCVGMRFAEMEFKTTIAKLLDTFELSLVPGDPPMIPETNGVIFRPRSPVRLNLKLRI
- the brc-1 gene encoding Breast cancer type 1 susceptibility protein homolog (Confirmed by transcript evidence), with the translated sequence MGWLRSRNDEHGKLFAGRRFMILRKFTMNPYFDYKQLIELVQQCGGEILSCYENLSPEKLYIIFSKHSKAIEESKNIENLYKCDVVTMEWVLDSISEYLILPTQPYKAVDSIGCLQD